A part of uncultured Fibrobacter sp. genomic DNA contains:
- a CDS encoding iron-containing alcohol dehydrogenase: MDNFNFYSPTEFVFGMNRENECGELVKKYGGTKVLIHYGGGSAVRSGLIDRVKASLDAAGIPHVELGGVKPNPHDSLVYKGIEIVRENGIDFILAVGGGSTIDSSKAIAMGVPYKGDFWDFYEGKASAAAALPIGVVQTIAAAGSEGSGDSVITKEDGMLKRGASSEHIRPKFAVQNPALLCTLPAYQTACGITDIMAHVFERYFTNTLEVEITDRLCEAVLLTMVKEGPRAIADPANYQVRANIMWAGTVAHNGVVGCGRSQDWNSHAIEHELSALYDCAHGAGLAVIMPAWMEYVVDHNVMRFAQMATRVFGCEMNFENPKATALEGIKAFRRFLHSIGMPINFAELGAKEEDIPKLVEKLNPGDGWGFVPLKAKDVTAIYTIAAHAKL; encoded by the coding sequence ATGGATAATTTCAACTTTTACAGCCCCACAGAATTCGTATTTGGTATGAACCGCGAAAATGAATGCGGTGAACTCGTGAAAAAGTATGGCGGCACCAAGGTGCTGATTCATTACGGTGGGGGTTCTGCGGTGCGTTCGGGCTTGATTGACCGCGTTAAGGCTAGCCTCGATGCGGCTGGTATCCCGCATGTGGAACTCGGCGGCGTGAAGCCGAACCCGCACGATTCGCTCGTGTACAAGGGTATTGAAATTGTCCGCGAAAATGGGATTGATTTTATTTTGGCGGTGGGCGGCGGCTCCACGATTGATAGCTCCAAGGCCATTGCGATGGGTGTTCCCTACAAGGGCGATTTTTGGGATTTTTACGAGGGCAAGGCTTCGGCGGCAGCGGCTCTCCCGATTGGCGTGGTGCAGACCATTGCGGCGGCCGGTTCCGAAGGTAGCGGCGACTCCGTGATTACCAAGGAAGACGGCATGCTCAAGCGCGGGGCGAGCAGCGAACATATTCGCCCGAAGTTCGCGGTACAGAATCCGGCACTCCTTTGCACGTTGCCGGCCTACCAGACGGCCTGCGGCATCACCGACATCATGGCGCATGTGTTTGAACGCTACTTCACGAATACGCTCGAAGTGGAAATCACCGACCGCCTGTGCGAAGCGGTGCTTTTAACGATGGTGAAGGAGGGCCCGCGCGCCATTGCCGACCCCGCCAACTACCAGGTCCGTGCGAACATCATGTGGGCGGGGACGGTAGCCCACAACGGTGTTGTGGGCTGCGGGCGCAGTCAGGACTGGAACAGCCACGCCATCGAACATGAACTTTCGGCGCTTTACGACTGCGCCCATGGCGCGGGCCTTGCGGTCATTATGCCCGCCTGGATGGAATATGTGGTGGACCACAACGTGATGCGCTTTGCCCAGATGGCCACCCGCGTGTTCGGTTGCGAGATGAATTTCGAGAACCCGAAGGCGACCGCCCTCGAGGGCATCAAGGCTTTCCGCCGTTTCTTGCATTCTATCGGTATGCCCATCAACTTTGCTGAACTCGGCGCAAAAGAAGAAGATATCCCGAAGCTGGTTGAAAAGCTGAATCCGGGTGACGGCTGGGGTTTCGTGCCTCTCAAGGCAAAGGACGTGACCGCGATTTACACCATCGCCGCACATGCAAAACTGTAA